Proteins from a genomic interval of Zingiber officinale cultivar Zhangliang chromosome 1B, Zo_v1.1, whole genome shotgun sequence:
- the LOC122042441 gene encoding 7-deoxyloganetin glucosyltransferase-like — translation MASLTATEPQPLSILVPIPPQGHITPFLRLATLLLSRGFRVTFVLTEYNARHLAQSRGHDWATAGGPSFRVETIPDDLPPPPSDKQDVTQDILSVYLSVRSTCLAPSGTSWLASIPVLENLRLRDFPTFVRTTNPDDVMLNLIVCRATINAPRCAGLILNTFAALEGPVLDTIRSKYPNLYAIGPLPSSPVSSSL, via the exons ATGGCTTCACTGACTGCGACTGAACCCCAACCCCTCTCCATTCTTGTTCCCATTCCGCCGCAAGGCCACATCACCCCGTTCCTACGCCTGGCCaccctcctcctctctcgcggcTTCCGCGTCACCTTCGTCCTCACCGAGTACAACGCCCGCCACTTGGCCCAGTCTCGAGGCCACGACTGGGCCACCGCTGGCGGCCCATCATTCCGCGTTGAGACCATCCCTGACGACCTCCCTCCGCCACCTTCGGACAAGCAGGATGTCACGCAGGACATCCTGTCAGTGTACTTGTCCGTGCGCTCCACATGCCTCGCCCCTTCAGGGACCTCATGGCTCGCCTCG ATCCCCGTCTTGGAGAACCTCCGCCTGCGAGATTTCCCCACCTTCGTCCGCACCACGAACCCTGATGACGTCATGCTCAATCTTATTGTCTGTCGTGCCACCATCAATGCCCCTCGATGCGCAGGCTTGATCCTCAACACATTCGCCGCTCTTGAGGGTCCAGTTCTCGACACGATCCGTTCCAAGTACCCTAACTTGTACGCCATCGGCCCGCTCCCCTCCTCCCCCGTCTCCTCCTCCCTCTAG